Part of the Caulifigura coniformis genome, CGAGGACTCTCAAAATGCCAGGTTGTGTTCCTGTGCCAATGCGGATCGTGCGCCGTGCTTTCACTCTGATTGAATTGCTTGTCGTCATCGCCATCATCGCAATCCTGATCGCACTCCTGCTGCCGGCTGTCCAGCAGGCCCGCGAGGCCGCTCGCCGCACGCAGTGCAAAAACAACATGAAGCAGATGGGCCTGGCGATCCACAATTACGAATCGACCTACAGCCGCGTCCCCAGTTCGGGCGAGTTCTCCGACTACAGGAACTTCACCCGCTCGTTCTTCCCGGTGTCCACATTCACCGCGATGCTCCCCTACATCGACCAGGCCCCGGTCGCCAACCAGTGGGACATGAACCTTCCCTATAACGCCGATCCTGCGTCCTACCCGAATTCGAAGAACCACCTGATGGCCCAGACGCACCTCGAGGTGTATCTCTGCCCCAGCAATGGAAACTTCACGAAGAGCGGCGGACAGGCTCCGACCGGAAGCGCGGGAACCCAGTCGGGCGGCAACTACGGCCAGACCGACTACATGCCCGTCGTCTATGTCGACCTCTCCCCCACGACCGGACTCCGGAACCCGATGACGTCCACGGTTCGCGGCGACGATAAGCCGGGAATGCTTGGCGGCTCCGGCGATGCGGGCTTCCGCGACGCGACGGACGGACTCAGCAACAGCATCTGCATCATCGAAGACGCCGGTCGTCCCGCAAACCTCACCGGCAAGTACCTGCCGCCGGCAGGATTCAACCTGATCGACAACTGCGGAACCGGCCTTCGCTGCCCGAACCGCTGGGCCGACGGCGACACCGGAAACGGCGTCTCTGGACCGCCCAACCTCGGCAGCGGCGAAACGAAAATCCTGAACAACAACTCCAATCCCAAGGGCGGACCTCCGACCTGCCTGTGGACCA contains:
- a CDS encoding DUF1559 domain-containing protein, with protein sequence MRRAFTLIELLVVIAIIAILIALLLPAVQQAREAARRTQCKNNMKQMGLAIHNYESTYSRVPSSGEFSDYRNFTRSFFPVSTFTAMLPYIDQAPVANQWDMNLPYNADPASYPNSKNHLMAQTHLEVYLCPSNGNFTKSGGQAPTGSAGTQSGGNYGQTDYMPVVYVDLSPTTGLRNPMTSTVRGDDKPGMLGGSGDAGFRDATDGLSNSICIIEDAGRPANLTGKYLPPAGFNLIDNCGTGLRCPNRWADGDTGNGVSGPPNLGSGETKILNNNSNPKGGPPTCLWTTNNCGPNDEPFSSHTGGVHATLGDGSVRFLSENLDRNIVRQLCDRADGQPIGEF